A segment of the Candidatus Sumerlaea chitinivorans genome:
AGATAGTCTCTAAGACTGAGCGCAGCGATTACCGTGCTAATCCCGATGAGTTGCCAAATCGTTTTGTGCTTGCCAAGATGATCGGCTTGGATGACCCGTCCGTGTTCAAGTGCCAAGGCACGCAGGCCCGTGACGAGAAACTCGCGGGCCAAAATCAGAACAATTGCCCATGCAGGAAAAACAGGCAAGTTGTTTGGGCCTCGGATCTCAACAAAACAAACGAAGGCAGCCATCGTCAGGAGTTTGTCTGCGAGTGGATCCATCAGGCGACCAAAATTCGTGATCATGGAGTAGCGGCGGGCGAGGTACCCATCGAGCATGTCCGTGACCGACGCCACGATGAAGAGCACCAAAGCTGCCATACGCCCGCAGAGCACAAACTTCAGGTTGTTCGAGAGGTTCTCCACCTGTAGAAAACCCACGATGAGCGGAATGAGCAGGATTCGCCCCACCGTAAGCTTGTTCGCGAGATTCATGGCGTGTCTCTGCCCCCCGCGGTTTTCCTTCTTATGCTCATGTTACGGCCCAGCACACGTAAAAATGAATATTTGTGTCACCATATTTTTCAACGCGGTAACGGCGTAGCCGCGGCACTTCATCGGGGAGTTCCTCGCGCGTGGAACTCTGGATGACAACCGTTGAGTTGAGTTCCAGCGGCAGGTGGCGACTGACGGCTTCAAGGGATCGCAAGGCATCTCCCCGCAAGTAGGGCGGATCGCTGAAAACGAGGGTGAATCGCGGCCAACCGCTGGTCTTTTGAAACTCCAACCAACGGTAGGCATCCGCGGGCAAGACTTTACAGCGGTCTTCATAACCGAGCTTTGCAATATTTGCTCGCAACGCTTCAAGAGCTGGGCGGGCTTGTTCGACAAAAGTGCATTCCTTGGCCCCCCGACTCAATGCTTCCAAGCCCAAGGCGCCGCTCCCCGCGAAGAGGTCGAGTACGTGAGCCCCGATCACATCAGCAGCCAGAATACTGAATAGCGACTCACGTACTCGTCCGAGAGTTGGACGAGTTGAACTGCCACGCGGCGCTTTGAGGGGAAACCCTCGCTTTTCTCCTGCGATGATTCTCATCGTGGACTCTCATGGCGAGATGTGGTTGTCTTATTCAAGAAGAGATGCACAGAAGTTATAGAATTAGTGACGACTATTTCCTTCAAATTGTTCGAATGTCTGTACGTGTGCGCATTGAAGATCGTGAGAGTGACTGTTGAGGAGGGTTTGCGATGCCGCATGTGATTTTGGGCGGAAAGGTGGACTTGCGTGCACTCGCGCAAAACTTCCAACCGCAAGTTCGTAACGAACGCGGTTGGATTACAAAACTGACCGACTATTTCGTGGCGGCCGGGGAGAATTCTGCTCTTTTTGAGGCGCTTGCCGTAGCACAAGGCGTTACGCACAACTTCTTTGTGCGTGTTGAGCAGAAAGGCGACGAGGTAAGTGTGCGCATTGACCCGCGGACGAATGTGGAAAAGAACGACGGCGTGAAACGTGCTGTGGCGATCGCTGCAGCTCTTTTGCGACAACACATGCCGTCGCTTAGCGTGAAGCGGACCAACCTCCCGCAAGAGATTCTTGAAGCTGAGAATTTGGCCCAATGACCGTGAGTGCTCTTACTGCCAGCGAAATTGCTCTGAATCTTCCCGACCTGACGCGTCCACTGGATTTCCAGCAAATGTTTCAGCGCGAAGCTCCTGTCGAATTGGAGATTGGAAGCGGACGGGGCGACTTTTTGATCTCTTATGCAAAGCTGCGTCGAGATGTGAACTTGCTAGGAATCGAGCGCAAGCTGGTGATTGTGCGGCGCGCAGCGAACAAAATCTCTCGTGCAAACATCCGCAACGTGCGCTTAGTATCTGGGGAAGTCTTCTATCTGCTTCAGCATTACTTCCCACCACAATCCCTCCACGCAATCCATTGTTATTTCCCCGACCCGTGGCCGAAAAAACGCCATGCAAAAAGGCGACTGTTCCAGCCGGGTGTACTGGATGTGTTTGCTCGTGTGCTCAGGCCCTCTGCGTCCGTGTTCGTGCGAACCGATGTGGCCAGTTACTTTGATGTGATTCGACAGCTATTTCGTGAGGATTCCCGATACGTCCCCATCGATCCTGACCCCGCTCTTCTTCAGTGCCTGACGGGCTTTGAGCGGCGCTTCATTCAAATCGGCAAACCGATCTATCGGGTGAGCTATCGTTTCGTGGTTTCATGAAGTCGAAGTCGTGAAAAGCCTCCTAACTACTACAAGAAAAATAGTTGATTGACGCTTCTTGGGTGTGACGCCTTTAGTGTTCGTATCATTGATACTTTTTGAGGAGTGTGTTTCACATGGATGCCCAAATGGTGGGAGCTCTCGACGAACATGGGCGCCCCCCCATCATCTTTTCCGGTTCAGCAAGTCGTGACCTCACTGCACAGATCTGTTCCTATTTAAAGCTGCCTGAAGGGCGTATCGATATTCGCCATTTTAGCGACGGCGAGATTCGTGTTAAGATTAATGAGAACGTCCGTGGGGCCAACTGTTTTGTAGTGCAGTCTACTTACACGCCAGCGAACGAACACTACATGGAGCTCTTCTTAATCCTTGATGCATTGAAAAGAGCTTCAGCGCGACAGGTGAACGCGGTCATCCCTTACTTTGGTTATGCTCGCCAAGATCGCAAAGATGAAGGTCGGGTGGCTCTTTCGGCTCGACTCATGGCGAACCTGCTTACTGCAGCAGGAGCGACTCGCGTGATCGCAATCGATCTTCATTCAGCTCAAATTCAAGGTTTTTTTGATATTCCAGTGGATCATCTCTATGCGGCGCCGGTGCTTGTGAACTACATCAAGTCGCGCAAGCTGGATGACTTTGTGGTGGTTTCGCCTGACGTGGGGAACGTCAAGCGGGCTCGGGCCTACGCCAATCGTTTAGGTTCTCCCTTGGCGATTATTGACAAACGTCGGCCTGAGCCTAACGTCGCCGAAGTTATGAATATCATTGGGGACGTCGAGGGAAAGAATGTTTTCTTGTTCGACGACATGATTGATACTGCCGGCACCCTCGTGGGAGCTGCGAAGGCTCTGAAAGAGCGGGGAGTTGGGCGTATTTATGCGTGCTGCACGCATCCTGTGCTAAGTGGCCCAGCAAAGCAGCGGCTGGAGGAGTCGTGCATCGAAGAAATCATCGTCACAGATACCATTCCGCACGGAAATAGCCTAAAGAAGCTTACAGTGGTAAGCGTTGCACCGTTGCTTGCTGAGGCGATTCGGCGGATCCACACGAATGAAAGCGTGAGCTCTCTCTTCTGATGCGACCAGCAAAGCATAAAGTCCGAATTCGTGTTCCTGCTTCCACAGCAAACCTGGGCCCTGGTTTTGACTGCTTGGGGATGGCTTTGCAGCTCTACAACGAATTCGTTCTGTCGATTGGAGGCGACACTCCCCTCGAAGTAAACGTGCAGGGCGAGGATACAGAGGGCATTCCTTTGGATGGGAACAACCTTGTGTGTCGGGCTATGGGGAGGATTTTCCAAATTGCAGGTGTCGAACCCGAGGCTATGCGCCTCGATATTACGTTGCACACCCCCTTGGCCCGAGGTCTGGGAAGCAGTGCCTCTGCGATCGTAGGGGGTATGGGAGTAGCGAATGCCATTCTCGGCTACCCTCTTTCCGAGGAAGAACTCTTGGCGGAAATGATCGAGATGGAAGGCCATCCGGACAATGTGGTCGCGTGTTTCTATGGAGGCTTAACAGCGTCGCTTGTTGCCGAGGGGAAAGTGATTGTTCGGCGATATGAGCCTGCCGAAACTCTGCGGTGCGTGCTTGTTATCCCAGATTATCCGATTCCTACACGCGAGGCCCGACGCGTTCTCCCGCGCAAGATTGCTATCAAAGACGCCGTCTTCAACATTAGCCGCATACCATTTTTGTTAGACATGCTCCGTACAGGAGACCTGCGTTTACTTGACATTGTCATGGATGACCGGGTCCACCAACCCTACCGGCGAAGCCTGATCCCTGACTACGATGTCATTGAAGCAGAGGCGAAGCGAGTGGGGGGAGCAGGGGTCTGCATCAGTGGGGCTGGGCCGACGCTCCTGATCATCACCGATGTTGCGTCAGGACAGGAAGTTCGCGCGGCATTAGAAAAGGCACTTTTGCCACTGCCTCGTAAGTATTCAGTGCAGTTGGTGGCGCCGGATCTTAGCGGAATGACTGAGCTCGAAGGCTGAGGATAGCGGGAACAAGGCTCATGCTATT
Coding sequences within it:
- a CDS encoding Ribose-phosphate pyrophosphokinase, whose translation is MDAQMVGALDEHGRPPIIFSGSASRDLTAQICSYLKLPEGRIDIRHFSDGEIRVKINENVRGANCFVVQSTYTPANEHYMELFLILDALKRASARQVNAVIPYFGYARQDRKDEGRVALSARLMANLLTAAGATRVIAIDLHSAQIQGFFDIPVDHLYAAPVLVNYIKSRKLDDFVVVSPDVGNVKRARAYANRLGSPLAIIDKRRPEPNVAEVMNIIGDVEGKNVFLFDDMIDTAGTLVGAAKALKERGVGRIYACCTHPVLSGPAKQRLEESCIEEIIVTDTIPHGNSLKKLTVVSVAPLLAEAIRRIHTNESVSSLF
- a CDS encoding 16S rRNA (guanine(966)-N(2))-methyltransferase, encoding MRIIAGEKRGFPLKAPRGSSTRPTLGRVRESLFSILAADVIGAHVLDLFAGSGALGLEALSRGAKECTFVEQARPALEALRANIAKLGYEDRCKVLPADAYRWLEFQKTSGWPRFTLVFSDPPYLRGDALRSLEAVSRHLPLELNSTVVIQSSTREELPDEVPRLRRYRVEKYGDTNIHFYVCWAVT
- a CDS encoding CDP-diacylglycerol--glycerol-3-phosphate 3-phosphatidyltransferase: MNLANKLTVGRILLIPLIVGFLQVENLSNNLKFVLCGRMAALVLFIVASVTDMLDGYLARRYSMITNFGRLMDPLADKLLTMAAFVCFVEIRGPNNLPVFPAWAIVLILAREFLVTGLRALALEHGRVIQADHLGKHKTIWQLIGISTVIAALSLRDYLRLTQSPLLPTVDRWLPWGFAAILAIILILTVLSGVVYVAKNWDVIADHDQVK
- a CDS encoding Homoserine kinase, translating into MALQLYNEFVLSIGGDTPLEVNVQGEDTEGIPLDGNNLVCRAMGRIFQIAGVEPEAMRLDITLHTPLARGLGSSASAIVGGMGVANAILGYPLSEEELLAEMIEMEGHPDNVVACFYGGLTASLVAEGKVIVRRYEPAETLRCVLVIPDYPIPTREARRVLPRKIAIKDAVFNISRIPFLLDMLRTGDLRLLDIVMDDRVHQPYRRSLIPDYDVIEAEAKRVGGAGVCISGAGPTLLIITDVASGQEVRAALEKALLPLPRKYSVQLVAPDLSGMTELEG
- a CDS encoding tRNA (guanine46-N7-)-methyltransferase; protein product: MTVSALTASEIALNLPDLTRPLDFQQMFQREAPVELEIGSGRGDFLISYAKLRRDVNLLGIERKLVIVRRAANKISRANIRNVRLVSGEVFYLLQHYFPPQSLHAIHCYFPDPWPKKRHAKRRLFQPGVLDVFARVLRPSASVFVRTDVASYFDVIRQLFREDSRYVPIDPDPALLQCLTGFERRFIQIGKPIYRVSYRFVVS